From the genome of Bacillota bacterium, one region includes:
- a CDS encoding ABC transporter ATP-binding protein has translation MLSRTKITAVDNISFHVGPAEIFALAGESGCGKTTTAKMVLGFEEPTAGEISFKDKPLSAWRLKQREFMKDVQAIFQNPFETFNPLRPVDDFFFETVHNFNNHTIRSRKDAVDLIDLKLKTVGLSFEEVHGRYPNEFSGGQLQRASIARALLTNPSLLIADEPVSMADASLRMSIVNFFKRLKEEFKLSVLYITHDLATAYYVSDRIAIMFRGNIVEMGPVEEVLLAPKHPYTKLLRESVPENDPEKKWTEKIALADSEYGEYLRAGCKFAGRCPIAYDRCKSEVPREVLLNEVIVKCHKYDESG, from the coding sequence ATGCTCTCTCGGACCAAGATCACCGCCGTAGATAACATCTCGTTTCACGTCGGGCCGGCTGAGATCTTTGCCCTGGCCGGTGAAAGCGGGTGTGGCAAAACCACTACCGCCAAGATGGTCTTGGGCTTTGAGGAACCGACGGCGGGCGAAATCTCCTTCAAAGACAAGCCCCTCTCGGCATGGCGACTCAAGCAGCGTGAGTTTATGAAGGATGTCCAAGCCATCTTCCAAAACCCTTTTGAAACCTTTAACCCGCTGAGGCCGGTAGATGACTTCTTCTTCGAGACGGTTCATAACTTTAATAACCATACGATCCGGAGCAGAAAAGATGCCGTGGATCTGATCGACCTAAAACTCAAAACCGTCGGGCTCTCCTTTGAGGAGGTCCACGGCCGGTACCCAAATGAGTTTTCTGGTGGGCAGCTGCAGCGCGCCTCCATCGCCCGGGCACTCTTGACTAACCCATCCCTGTTGATCGCCGATGAGCCGGTGTCAATGGCTGACGCCTCGCTGCGAATGTCGATAGTGAACTTTTTTAAGAGGCTCAAGGAGGAGTTTAAACTTAGCGTTCTCTACATTACTCACGATCTTGCCACCGCATATTATGTCAGCGATCGCATCGCCATCATGTTCCGGGGGAACATTGTCGAGATGGGGCCGGTGGAGGAGGTGCTCCTTGCCCCCAAGCACCCCTACACAAAACTTCTCCGCGAGTCGGTCCCCGAGAACGATCCTGAGAAGAAATGGACCGAGAAGATAGCTCTGGCCGATAGCGAGTACGGGGAGTATCTGAGAGCGGGGTGCAAGTTCGCAGGCCGCTGCCCAATTGCATATGATCGATGCAAAAGCGAAGTGCCGCGAGAGGTGCTCTTAAACGAGGTCATAGTCAAGTGTCACAAATACGACGAGTCAGGCTAG